Within the Rhizobium favelukesii genome, the region TGCTTCGTTTTCCCTTGTTCGCCCGGTCGTCGGCTACTCGATGGTGCTCGCACTTGGCATGGCGGTGGTGGTCGGCGCCGCGCTCGGCTTTCAATATCTTGGTGGGTACATCCCCTGTGCGCTCTGCCTGCTGCAGCGCCAGCCCTATTACTACGGGATTCCGATCGCGATCCTTGGCGCGATCGCTTCGGCAGTCGGTCTTCCCAGCTGGATCGGCCGCGCATTCTTGCTCGCCGCCGGCATCCTGATGATCGTCGGCGCTGGTATGGGTGTCTACCACGCCGGTGTCGAGTGGCAGTTCTGGCAAGGGCCGGCAACCTGCTCCACGACGGCAGGCAGCATGACGCAGAACGCCGGCGACCTATTGGGCGAGCTGAATAGCATCAAGGGTCCGTCCTGCACCGACGCCGCGCTGCGCATCCTCGGCCTGTCCTTCGCGGGCTGGAACGTGATCGCAAGCCTCATCCTAGCGGCCTTCGCCTTCATCGGCGTCCGCAAAACGGCCTGAGGCCGACGGATGGGAGACTGATCAGGGCTGCAGTTCGCTATCCCAGTAAAGATAGTCGAGCCAGCTGTCGTGCAGATAGTTCGGCGGGAAAAGCCGGCCGTTATTGTGCAGGTCCTGCACCGTGGGCTGGTACGGCTTCTGATGCGGGAACATGCCAGCCTGTTTCGGCAGCTTGCTGCCTTTTCTCAGATTGCAGGGAGAGCAGGCCGCAACGACGTTCTGCCATGTAGTCTCGCCGCCATGAGCGCGCGGAATGACATGGTCGAAGGTCAGGTCGTCGTGCTCGCCGCAATACTGGCATTCGAACTTGTCGCGCAGAAACACGTTGAAACGGGTAAAGGCCGGATTGCGGGAAGGTTGAACATAGGTCTTGAGGCAGACGACGCTCGGAAGCCGCATCGAAAAGCTCGGCGAAGACACCGAATGTTCGTATTCTGCAATGATATTCACACGGTCGAGAAACACCGCCTTGATCGCGTCCTGCCAGGACCAAAGCGACAAGGGGTAATAACTCAGGGGCCTGTAGTCAGCGTTCAGGACGAGCGCCGGCAGGGCCTGTGGGGAAACTGCAATCGTCAAGGGACTCTCCTGATCGATTCGGCATCTGCCCTCTTATATTAGGCCGGTTGTGACGGCATTGTGAAGTCTAATAAATTCCGGCATCAATGCCGCGATGCAAAGCGCCGTCGCTCAGTCGATCGGCAACATGCCGCGACCGAGCTTGATGGCATAGTAGGCCCAGAAAAGCCTTGCCGCGACCGACCGCCATGGCGACCACGCACGGGCCAACGACGCAAGCTCGCGGGCAGCCGGGCGGGCGTCGAGACCGAATGCCGCAGCCACCGCGTTCTGCAGGGCGACGTCACCGGAAGGAAAGACGTCCGCGTGGCCGCCGCAAAACATCAAGTAGACCTCGGCGGTCCAGGGACCTATTCCCTTGAGAGCCGTAAGCTTAGCCAGCCCTTCGTTGGGCGGCAAAGCAGAGAGCGCAAGGAGATCGAGGCGCCCAGAAGCAACCGCGTCGGCAATGCGCGACAGCGTTTGCGCCTTGGCGCGCGAGAGGCCGAACTCCCGCCACGCGTCGGGATGGAGGAGCACGTAGTTGTCCGCCGTCAGCACGCCTTCGACCGGTCGCATCCGTCTCCAGATCGCTTCGGCGCTGGCTCGCGACACCATTTGCGAGACGATGACGTGCGCGAGACCCTCGAAACCCGGTTCGCGCAACCGCAAAGGGAGGGGGCCGGCCTCGGCCGCAATGGCTGCAAGCCGCGGATCAAGGCGAAGCAGGTTCCCCAGCCCCTCCCTCACATCATCATCGCTGCGAATGATCAACACGCTTCCTCGCGATCCTATCGAATCCGTGGCAGAAGAAAGCATGACCGCGAATCCTCGTCAAAAGCCTGTCTTTCGTTTTGCGCCGAGCCCCAATGGCCCGCTTCATCTTGGCCACGCATTGTCGGCCCTTCTGAACCGAGACATGGCGATATCGGAAGAAGGACGCTTCCTGCTGCGTATAGAAGACATCGACCTGACACGCTGTACACCCGAATTCGAGGCAGGGATTTATGCCGACCTCGAATGGCTCGCCATAGACTGGGAACGACCGGTGCGGCGGCAATCGGAGCATTTCGAGGAATACCAGGCGGCACTTGACAGCTTGATTGCCGAAGGGCTCGCCTACCCATCGTTCATGACCCGAGGCGAGATCAAAACGCGGGTCGGCAGCGTCGAAGCAGATGGCGGGCCTTGGCCGAGGGACCCTGACGGCTCGCCGCTCTATCCACCGGATGATCGCAAGCGCTCCG harbors:
- a CDS encoding HNH endonuclease, translated to MTIAVSPQALPALVLNADYRPLSYYPLSLWSWQDAIKAVFLDRVNIIAEYEHSVSSPSFSMRLPSVVCLKTYVQPSRNPAFTRFNVFLRDKFECQYCGEHDDLTFDHVIPRAHGGETTWQNVVAACSPCNLRKGSKLPKQAGMFPHQKPYQPTVQDLHNNGRLFPPNYLHDSWLDYLYWDSELQP
- a CDS encoding DNA-3-methyladenine glycosylase family protein, whose amino-acid sequence is MLSSATDSIGSRGSVLIIRSDDDVREGLGNLLRLDPRLAAIAAEAGPLPLRLREPGFEGLAHVIVSQMVSRASAEAIWRRMRPVEGVLTADNYVLLHPDAWREFGLSRAKAQTLSRIADAVASGRLDLLALSALPPNEGLAKLTALKGIGPWTAEVYLMFCGGHADVFPSGDVALQNAVAAAFGLDARPAARELASLARAWSPWRSVAARLFWAYYAIKLGRGMLPID
- a CDS encoding disulfide bond formation protein B; translated protein: MPASFSLVRPVVGYSMVLALGMAVVVGAALGFQYLGGYIPCALCLLQRQPYYYGIPIAILGAIASAVGLPSWIGRAFLLAAGILMIVGAGMGVYHAGVEWQFWQGPATCSTTAGSMTQNAGDLLGELNSIKGPSCTDAALRILGLSFAGWNVIASLILAAFAFIGVRKTA